One segment of Panicum virgatum strain AP13 chromosome 3K, P.virgatum_v5, whole genome shotgun sequence DNA contains the following:
- the LOC120700826 gene encoding PHD finger protein ALFIN-LIKE 2-like: MGSSSSSSPPSPAATGRPPSPTAPLPLPLPQLQVSRPLKPPYNVESIFRTFAIRRAALIRALTTDVESFFQKCEPAGMQLLYLCCNTDGSWEVKPHELCVPPSQPPPPLGINISRDYTKKQHEWLQGVAVHCDAWLINISFFFGLHLTAKER; encoded by the exons ATgggctcctcctcgtcgtcgtcgccgccatcgCCTGCAGCTACTGGCCGTCCTCCCTCTCCTACTgctccgctcccgctcccgctcccgcagCTGCAGGTCAGCCGTCCTCTGAAGCCGCCATACAACGTGGAGAGCATCTTCAGAACCTTCGCCATCCGTCGCGCAGCTCTTATCCGCGCCCTGACCACAG ATGTGGAGTCGTTCTTTCAGAAATGTGAGCCAGCTG GTATGCAACTCCTGTACCTGTGTTGCAACACAGACGGGAGCTGGGAGGTGAAGCCACATGAGTTGTGTGTGCCACCATcgcagcctccaccaccactCGGCATCAATATATCGAGGGACTACACGAAGAAACAGCACGAGTGGCTCCAAGGAGTTGCTGTGCACTGCGATGCATGGCTCATCAacatttccttcttctttggtttaCATTTGACAGCTAAAGAACGGTAA